The window AAGATGATCTGCGTGACGAGATGCGGCCCAACGCCGAGCGCCGAATCCGAAACTCGGTCGTGCTGCAGGAGATCGCGAAGGCTGAGAACTTCGAGGTTTCTGACGACGACATCAACGCTGAGATCAAGCGGCTGGCTACAGGCGCTGAGAACCCCGAGCGGCTGGAGTCGCTGTATCAGTCCGAGTATTTCCGCGGGCTGCTCGAGAACGAGCTATTCGACCGCAAGCTAACGGAGCGCGTCATCGACATCGCGACTGAGGGTCGCGGCGCGGTGACTGGCTCGGGCGCTGCGGCGCTTGAGGCTGAGTTCGCGGCACCGGAGGCGGCAGTCGAGGTCACTGAGGTTGCGGCTGACGCTGACGAATCAGGGGTCGACGCGGAGCAATCCGAGGAAGCCGAAGTCGTCGAAGTCGCGGACGAGGCTGACGAGGCGGAAGCTCCAGCAGACGACGCGGCAGCAGATGACGAGGCCGAGGAATCGGCTGACGAAGACGCCGCTGAGGTGAAGGAATAGGCCGAGCCGAAGCGCAGCCGCATACATCCACCAACAGACAATCACCGCCGACCAGTCGTGGTCGGCGGCGAAAGGACACCAAAGTCATGGACGACATCTTTTACCCGCAGAGTCTCGTGCCGATGGTCGTCGAGACGACGAATCGGGGCGAGCGCGCATATGACATTTACTCGCGGCTGCTGCGTGACCGGGTCATCATTCTCGGCACCCCGATTGACGATCAGATCGCGAACCTGATTTCGGCGCAACTCATCTTCCTGGATTATGAGAACCCAGAGCAGGATATCCGCCTGTATATCGACAGCCCGGGTGGCAGCGTGTATCACGGTCTGTTCATCTATGACACCATCCAGTCGCTGCGCTGCGATGTGGCAACATATGCCTGTGGCCTGACGGCCAGCATGGGCGCTGTGTTGCTGGCAGCCGGGACACATGGCAAGCGGTTCGCACTGCCGAACTCGCGCATCCTGA is drawn from Thermomicrobiales bacterium and contains these coding sequences:
- a CDS encoding ATP-dependent Clp protease proteolytic subunit, coding for MDDIFYPQSLVPMVVETTNRGERAYDIYSRLLRDRVIILGTPIDDQIANLISAQLIFLDYENPEQDIRLYIDSPGGSVYHGLFIYDTIQSLRCDVATYACGLTASMGAVLLAAGTHGKRFALPNSRILIHQGSAGFRGNVPDIEIVARETMFLTDRLVQIMSLHTGQPFDVVKHDTERDKYMSAEEAKDYGLVDHVLDSPKLQALRELRASQNGNASPSSSDR